The following are encoded together in the Hippoglossus stenolepis isolate QCI-W04-F060 chromosome 12, HSTE1.2, whole genome shotgun sequence genome:
- the LOC118119128 gene encoding inactive pancreatic lipase-related protein 1 → MLQMWGLGLFCFLIGASYAAEICLDELGCFDDLPPWGGTPERPASILPWNPEQIGTRFLLFTQKNRYFQEIRPDKSIHASNYNGVRKTRFIIPGYLKAGDETWPQEMCKDMVKWESINCVAMEWTTGVKTKYAQAANNARVVGAQVASMIKFLMVNYKQKADKFHIIGHSLGAHAAGDVGSRITGLARITGLDPTEPYFQDTDVSVRLDTSDAAFVDVIHTDGLPFKSKLGLGMSQAVGHIDFYPNGGELMPGCSANRGKPTDLDAFWEGTKKFDGCNHARAYQYYSESMVKPQGFVGYPCPNKDSFAEGKCFPCGDGKCPLMGHDADRFTVTDGVSKTGYFLSTGGSEPFGRYSYRVTLTLDGPSWPNPGFMYVALTGNSDSTEEHQLHVGSMVSGRTYEVLLDADVVLGDVTEVKFRWNNHIFNPMNPKYGASKVELERGKDMKIFVFCGTHNVVENAVQSVLPCRF, encoded by the exons ATGTTACAGATGTGGGGTTTGGGTCTGTTCTGCTTCCTCATTGGAGCATCATATG cagcagagatatGTTTGGATGAGCTGGGCTGCTTTGATGACCTGCCTCCCTGGGGGGGCACTCCCGAGAGACCAGCCTCCATCCTGCCCTGGAACCCTGAACAGATCGGCACCCGCTTCCTGCTCTTCACCCAGAAGAACCGTTACTTCCAG GAGATCCGGCCGGACAAGTCCATCCATGCCTCCAACTACAACGGAGTGAGAAAGACTCGATTCATCATTCCTGGCTATTTGAAAGCAGGAGATGAGACCTGGCCACAGGAAATGTGTAAG GATATGGTGAAGTGGGAGAGTATCAACTGTGTTGCTATGGAGTGGACGACAGGTGTGAAGACTAAATACGCCCAGGCTGCCAATAACGCCAGGGTGGTGGGTGCCCAGGTGGCCTCCATGATCAAGTTCCTCATG GTCAACTACAAGCAGAAGGCTGATAAATTCCACATCATCGGACACAGCCTCGGGGCTCACGCTGCAGGGGACGTTGGGAGCCGGATCACTGGCCTCGCACGCATCACAG GACTGGACCCAACTGAACCTTACTTCCAGGACACTGATGTGTCTGTGCGTCTGGACACCAGTGACGCTGCCTTTGTGGATGTCATTCACACCGATGGACTTCCTTTCAAATCCAAACTTG GCCTGGGGATGTCACAGGCTGTGGGCCACATTGACTTTTATCCCAATGGAGGAGAACTGATGCCCGGCTGCTCCGCCAACAGAGGCAAACCCACTGATCTGGATGCTTTCTGGGAAG GTACGAAGAAGTTTGACGGCTGTAACCACGCCCGGGCCTACCAGTACTACAGTGAGAGCATGGTTAAACCCCAGGGCTTTGTGGGATACCCCTGCCCCAATAAGGACAGTTTTGCAGAA GGAAAGTGTTTCCCATGTGGAGATGGTAAATGTCCTCTGATGGGCCACGACGCTGACAGGTTCACTGTGACTGATGGTGTTTCAAAGACAGGCTACTTCCTCAGCACTGGCGGTTCAGAGCCCTTTGGTC GTTACAGCTACAGAGTGACATTAACCCTTGATGGTCCCAGCTGGCCCAACCCAGGCTTCATGTATGTGGCACTCACCGGAAACAGCGACAGCACCGAGGAGCACCAGCTCCATGT GGGGTCAATGGTGTCTGGGCGGACCTACGAGGTGCTGCTGGACGCTGACGTGGTTCTGGGAGACGTGACAGAGGTGAAGTTTAGATGGAACAACCACATCTTCAACCCCATGAACCCCAAGTACGGAGCATCTAAagtggagctggagagaggaaaggacaTGAAGAT ATTCGTCTTCTGTGGAACACACAACGTGGTGGAGAACGCAGTCCAGTCTGTGCTTCCATGTCGATTTTAA